In one Cyprinus carpio isolate SPL01 chromosome B2, ASM1834038v1, whole genome shotgun sequence genomic region, the following are encoded:
- the LOC109092818 gene encoding ATP-dependent zinc metalloprotease YME1L1-like encodes MLVAKTAHESVVNRGGERGEKVLGRRQPLLLCCAGKPSLTLRDLGLTDLGVSQLDELVQKLLPCKVSDVETLDKLLKNKNIPDGQHDAFKTGFAEGFLKAQALTQRNQESLRRTRLILLVLLLVGLYGLSKTPFLSVRFRTTSGLDSAVDPVQMKNVTFEHVKGVEEAKNELQEVVEFLQNPQKFTVLGGKLPKGILLVGPPGTGKTLLARAVAGEADVPFYYASGSEFDEMFVGVGASRIRNLFREAKANAPCVIFIDELDSVGGKRIESPMHPYSRQTINQLLAEMDGFKPNEGVIIIGATNFPEALDNALIRPGRFDMQVTVPMPDVKGRTEILKWYLKKIKVDSAVEAMVIARGTVGFSGAELENLVNQAALKAAVDGKDMVTMKELEFAKDKILMGPERRSADIDKKNKEITAYHESGHAIIAYYTKDAMPINKATIMPRGPTLGHVSMLPENDRWSETRAQLLAQIDVSMGGRVAEELIFGSENITTGASSDFDSATKIAKMMVTKFGMSEKLGVMTYADLTKQSPETQAAIENEVRILLRDSYERAKVILKSRAKEHKNLAEALLQYETLDAKEIQLVLEGKAIGSR; translated from the exons ATGCTTGTTGCTAAAACAGCACATGAAAGCGTTGTCAACCGCGGGGGTGAAAGAGGAGAAAAAGTGCTAGGGAGGCGCCAGCCACTTCTCTTG TGTTGTGCTGGGAAGCCATCACTGACCCTTAGGGATTTAGGTTTGACCGATCTCGGGGTCAGCCAGCTAGATGAGCTGGTGCAGAAGCTTCTGCCCTGT aaagtatcagATGTTGAAACGCTGGACAAGctccttaaaaacaaaaacattcctgATGGTCAACATGATGCTTTTAAGACTGGTTTTGCAGAGGGATTCCTAAAAGCTCAGGCCCTAACACAGAGAAACCAAG AATCATTAAGGAGGACGCGACTGATACTATTGGTGCTTTTGCTGGTGGGCTTATATGGACTCTCAAAAACTCCTTTCTTATCAG TGCGATTCCGAACCACATCAGGCCTGGACTCAGCAGTGGACCCTGTCCAGATGAAGAATGTCACCTTTGAGCATGTGAAGGGTGTGGAGGAGGCCAAGAATGAGCTGCAGGAGGTGGTGGAGTTCCTCCAGAACCCACAGAAGTTCACTGTTTTGGGAGGAAAGCTGCCTAAAG gAATCTTGTTGGTCGGCCCTCCAGGTACAGGAAAGACCCTGTTGGCCCGTGCTGTGGCAGGTGAGGCAGATGTGCCATTCTACTACGCATCTGGCTCAGAGTTTGATGAGATGTTTGTTGGTGTCGGTGCCAGTCGAATCAGAAACCTTTTTA GGGAAGCTAAAGCTAATGCTCCTTGTGTTATCTTCATTGATGAGCTGGATAGTGTTGGAGGAAAGAGGATTGAGTCCCCTATGCACCCCTATTCTAGACAGACAATCAATCAGCTTCTAGCAGAGATGGATGG GTTCAAGCCAAATGAAGGCGTCATCATAATTGGAGCAACAAATTTCCCTGAAGCTTTGGATAA TGCTCTGATCCGGCCAGGCCGTTTTGATATGCAGGTCACTGTCCCCATGCCAGATGTGAAGGGCCGCACTGAAATCCTCAAGTGgtaccttaaaaaaattaaagtcgACTCTG CTGTGGAGGCAATGGTCATTGCTAGAGGAACGGTGGGGTTCTCTGGAGCCGAGCTGGAGAATCTTGTTAATCAGGCTGCACTAAAGGCAGCTGTGGATGGTAAAGACATGGTGACCATGAAGGAGTTGGAGTTTGCTAAGGACAAAATACTGATGG GGCCAGAACGCAGGAGTGCAGATATTGATAAGAAGAATAAAGAGATCACAGCGTACCACGAGTCAGGCCATGCTATTATTGCATATTACACCAAAGATGCCATGCCCATAAATAAAGCCACTATTATGCCGAGAGGCCCAACTTTGGGGCAT GTGTCCATGCTCCCAGAGAATGACCGCTGGAGTGAAACTCGTGCTCAACTTCTGGCCCAGATAGATGTCAGCATGGGCGGCCGAGTGGCTGAGGAGCTCATCTTTGGCAGTGAGAATATCACCACTG GAGCATCAAGTGATTTTGACAGCGCTACAAAAATAGCCAAAATGATGGTGACCAAATTTGGCATGAGTGAAAAG ttgggTGTCATGACATATGCTGACCTCACCAAGCAGAGCCCAGAAACTCAGGCAGCCATTGAAAATGAAGTCAGGATACTTCTGAGG GATTCCTATGAGCGTGCTAAAGTGATCCTGAAGTCTCGTGCTAAGGAACACAAAAATCTTGCTGAGGCTTTACTGCAGTATGAAACATTGGATGCCAAAGAGATCCAGCTGGTCTTAGAGGGAAAGGCAATAGGCAGCAGATGA